A portion of the Cryptomeria japonica chromosome 5, Sugi_1.0, whole genome shotgun sequence genome contains these proteins:
- the LOC131060611 gene encoding uncharacterized protein LOC131060611, whose product MAKQDNSKVSSLVSAPMAINPNPKQGSPPKRDAKNKTGNPKRFSEVKSFPSVAPGTPSADAAARQFPKSPLASMHKKNQVKGNEVNRLLVTINVLGSAGALRFLVRCDDPVQKVIEAALKSYAREGRLPVLGNNAKQFELYCANSDYGQALDPSQIIGTLATRNFLLCKKNESKLQQEEKKDKDSSSSPTRHHQKTNLWKNCLNTMRLIMSS is encoded by the exons ATGGCAAAGCAGGACAATTCAAAGGTGAGCTCTTTGGTCTCTGCTCCAATGGcgataaaccctaaccctaaacaggGGAGCCCTCCAAAGAGGGATGCCAAGAATAAAACGGGAAACCCTAAAAGATTTTCTGAGGTGAAATCGTTTCCGAGCGTTGCACCTGGAACCCCATCTGCAGACGCTGCTGCTCGTCAATTCCCTAAGTCGCCGCTGGCTTCCATGCATAAGAAGAATCAG GTAAAGGGCAATGAGGTTAACCGTCTGCTGGTGACCATAAATGTATTGGGCAGTGCCGGGGCCTTGAGATTTTTGGTGAGGTGTGATGATCCAGTGCAGAAAGTAATAGAAGCTGCCCTGAAATCATATGCTCGCGAAGGCCGTTTGCCCGTTCTTGGAAACAACGCCAAGCAGTTCGAACTGTATTGTGCTAACAGCGATTATGGTCAAG CTTTGGATCCATCCCAGATAATTGGAACTCTGGCAACAAGGAATTTTCTGTTATGTAAGAAAAATGAATCTAAACTTCaacaagaagagaagaaagataaagaTAGCAGCTCATCTCCTACTCGTCATCATCAAAAGACTAATTTGTGGAAGAATTGTTTGAACACCATGAGACTTATAATGTCTTCTTAA